The Deinococcus sonorensis KR-87 genome includes a window with the following:
- a CDS encoding metal-sensitive transcriptional regulator, translating to MPEEARKRASRRLAIARGHLESIVRMLDDPHVYCVDVLRQIKAVQGALSGAGEVVLRGHLEAHISTAHERGDAADLIEELMEALKYT from the coding sequence ATGCCGGAGGAGGCCCGCAAGCGTGCGTCGCGCCGGCTGGCCATCGCCCGGGGCCATCTGGAGAGCATCGTCCGGATGCTGGACGATCCGCACGTCTACTGTGTGGACGTGCTGCGCCAGATCAAGGCCGTACAGGGCGCGCTGTCCGGAGCCGGGGAGGTGGTGCTGCGCGGGCACCTGGAGGCGCACATCTCCACCGCCCACGAACGCGGGGACGCCGCCGACCTGATCGAAGAACTGATGGAAGCGCTCAAGTACACCTGA
- a CDS encoding heavy metal translocating P-type ATPase, producing MTKTLELGVQGMTCASCVGRVERGLKRVEGVDDVAVNLATERATVQYDPARTSPQTLLDTVRDVGYEPVLSALEFGVQGMTCANCVGRVERALKKMDGVVSASVNLATERATVQYLPAAVGPGDLKAAVRDSGYSVLDAPAGQDRSDQEQALRDAHLSELLGAVRFSAVFAVPLLLLAMLPMLSLSAEMWLMERLGPALNWVMLALALPVQFGPGRRFYRLGWTALRHRSPDMNSLVMIGTSAAFFYSLLVTLAPGIFPPGTAHVYYEASAVVITLILLGKYLEALARGRSSEAMKRLLGLQPKVARVVRDGAELELPTDEVQRADLVSVRPGERVPVDGEVVSGRSYLDESMITGEPMPVLKEPGDSVVGGTINQNGALVFRATRIGAETALAQIIRMVEHAQGSKPPIQGLADRVVRVFVPVVLGIAALTFLAWLLFGGPQALSSALVNTVAVLIIACPCAMGLATPVSVMVGTGKAAELGVLFRTGAALEGLHAVQVVALDKTGTLTEGRPQLTDLVLTSTLERAEVLSLVASAEAQSEHPLGRAIVEAAGREGLPLEPAQYFEAVPGYGLAATIGGRLVNVGADRYMQQLGLDVDPVALQAAQLGQAGRTPLYAAIDGQLAALLAVADPVKAGSAEAVRALKAQGVQVAMITGDNARTAQAIAEPLGIDQVLAEVLPGGKSDAVQRLQAAGQRVAFVGDGINDAPALARADVGLAIGTGTDVAVETADVVLMSGDLRGVPNAIALSRATLRNIRLNLFWAFAYNVLLIPVAAGVLAPALGWQLSPVLAAAAMGFSSVFVLSNALRLRRFRPPVQPGPLDRPATARPSGSRQLT from the coding sequence ATGACGAAGACACTGGAACTCGGCGTGCAGGGCATGACCTGCGCCAGTTGTGTGGGCCGGGTGGAACGCGGCTTGAAACGGGTGGAGGGGGTGGACGACGTGGCGGTGAACCTCGCCACCGAGCGGGCCACCGTGCAGTACGACCCGGCTCGGACCTCACCCCAGACCCTGCTCGACACCGTCCGGGACGTGGGGTACGAACCGGTGCTCAGCGCCCTGGAATTCGGGGTGCAGGGCATGACCTGCGCCAACTGTGTGGGCCGGGTGGAGCGGGCGCTGAAGAAGATGGACGGCGTGGTGTCGGCCAGCGTCAATCTGGCCACCGAGCGGGCCACCGTCCAGTACCTGCCGGCGGCGGTCGGTCCGGGCGACCTGAAGGCGGCGGTGCGCGACAGCGGGTACAGCGTGCTCGACGCCCCGGCCGGGCAGGACCGCAGCGATCAGGAGCAGGCGCTCAGAGACGCACACCTTTCCGAGCTGCTCGGCGCGGTGCGCTTCAGCGCCGTGTTCGCGGTGCCGCTGCTGCTGCTCGCCATGCTGCCGATGCTGTCCCTGTCCGCAGAGATGTGGCTGATGGAGCGCCTGGGCCCGGCCCTGAACTGGGTGATGCTGGCCCTGGCCCTGCCGGTCCAGTTCGGCCCGGGCCGCCGCTTCTACCGGCTGGGCTGGACCGCCCTGCGCCACCGGTCGCCAGACATGAACAGCCTCGTGATGATCGGGACGAGCGCCGCGTTCTTCTACAGCCTGCTGGTCACGCTGGCGCCCGGCATCTTCCCGCCCGGCACCGCCCACGTGTACTACGAGGCCTCGGCAGTGGTCATCACCCTGATTCTGCTGGGCAAGTACCTGGAGGCGCTGGCCCGGGGCCGCTCCAGCGAGGCGATGAAGCGGCTGCTGGGCCTGCAGCCGAAGGTGGCGCGGGTGGTGCGGGACGGCGCCGAGCTGGAACTGCCCACCGACGAGGTGCAACGCGCGGACCTGGTGTCGGTGCGCCCCGGGGAGCGGGTGCCGGTGGACGGGGAGGTCGTGTCGGGGCGCAGCTACCTCGACGAGAGCATGATCACCGGCGAGCCGATGCCGGTGCTGAAAGAGCCGGGAGACAGCGTGGTGGGCGGCACCATCAACCAGAATGGCGCGCTGGTGTTCCGCGCCACCCGCATCGGGGCCGAGACAGCCCTGGCCCAGATCATCCGGATGGTGGAGCACGCCCAGGGCAGCAAGCCGCCGATTCAGGGGCTGGCGGACCGGGTGGTGCGGGTGTTCGTGCCGGTGGTGCTGGGCATCGCGGCGCTGACGTTCCTGGCGTGGCTGCTGTTCGGAGGGCCGCAGGCGCTCAGCTCCGCGCTGGTGAACACGGTGGCGGTGCTGATCATCGCCTGCCCCTGCGCCATGGGGCTGGCCACGCCGGTCAGCGTCATGGTCGGCACCGGCAAGGCCGCCGAACTGGGCGTGCTGTTCCGGACCGGCGCGGCGCTGGAAGGGCTGCACGCGGTGCAGGTGGTGGCGCTCGACAAGACCGGCACCCTGACCGAGGGGCGCCCGCAGCTGACCGACCTGGTGCTGACCTCCACGCTGGAACGCGCCGAGGTGCTGAGCCTGGTCGCCTCCGCCGAGGCGCAGAGCGAGCACCCGCTGGGCCGCGCCATCGTCGAGGCGGCCGGTCGGGAGGGCTTGCCGCTGGAGCCGGCGCAGTACTTTGAGGCGGTTCCCGGCTACGGCCTGGCCGCCACGATCGGAGGCCGCCTGGTGAACGTGGGCGCCGACCGGTACATGCAGCAGCTCGGCCTGGATGTGGACCCTGTGGCGCTGCAGGCAGCTCAGCTGGGCCAGGCGGGCCGGACTCCGCTCTACGCGGCCATTGACGGTCAGCTGGCAGCGCTCCTGGCGGTGGCCGACCCGGTCAAGGCGGGCAGCGCCGAGGCGGTCCGTGCGCTGAAGGCCCAGGGGGTGCAGGTGGCCATGATCACCGGGGACAACGCCCGCACCGCCCAGGCGATCGCGGAGCCGCTGGGCATCGATCAGGTGCTGGCCGAGGTGCTGCCCGGCGGCAAGAGCGACGCGGTGCAGCGGTTGCAGGCCGCCGGCCAGCGGGTGGCGTTCGTGGGGGACGGGATCAACGACGCGCCGGCCCTGGCCCGCGCGGATGTGGGGCTGGCCATCGGGACCGGCACTGACGTGGCCGTGGAGACCGCCGACGTGGTCCTGATGAGCGGCGACCTGCGCGGTGTGCCAAACGCCATCGCGCTCAGCCGCGCCACCCTGCGCAACATCCGGCTGAACCTGTTCTGGGCCTTTGCCTATAACGTCCTGCTGATTCCGGTGGCGGCAGGCGTTCTGGCTCCCGCGCTGGGCTGGCAGCTGAGCCCGGTGCTGGCCGCCGCCGCCATGGGCTTTTCCAGCGTGTTCGTGCTGAGCAATGCCCTGCGGCTGCGCCGGTTCCGGCCACCGGTTCAGCCGGGCCCGCTGGACCGGCCGGCCACGGCCCGGCCCTCCGGCAGCCGCCAGCTGACTTAA
- a CDS encoding S8 family peptidase has protein sequence MSLSLSNRLAAGLSLLLLTGCGSVAPTQLHPLALPSGQYSTAEATGKIGAWASGKIGAWASGSTASTLPSGVPNTFTDNLAAWNMVQLSAAQVAAPHLGAGIKVAVIDTGLDLSHPAFQGHLAPAADQYDFLDNDTSPAERGSPADLAYGHGTAIASLVLQVAPKATIMPLRVIAPNGLATPSVVASAVNWAVQHGATVINLSVVSSVDSALTDALRAAAAKGVYLVMAAGNEGVAPPMYPARSSAQATTLGQYALSVGSLELSTTKSDFSNYGTQLSLLAPGRLMTTAYPGSQFAQATGTSFAAPVVSGVLALALGEPLSTTNRTQLVSRIVGSARDVSAANAAYKVGSMPFNLISAANFLNTLR, from the coding sequence ATGTCCCTGTCTCTATCCAATCGCCTTGCGGCCGGCCTGAGTCTGCTGCTGCTGACCGGCTGCGGCAGCGTCGCACCTACACAGCTTCATCCTCTGGCGTTGCCGTCTGGTCAATACAGCACTGCCGAGGCCACCGGCAAGATCGGGGCCTGGGCCAGCGGCAAGATCGGCGCGTGGGCCAGCGGGTCCACCGCCAGCACCCTGCCCAGCGGCGTACCCAACACCTTCACCGACAACCTGGCCGCCTGGAACATGGTGCAGCTGTCTGCCGCGCAGGTGGCCGCGCCGCACCTGGGCGCCGGCATCAAGGTGGCGGTCATCGATACCGGCCTGGACCTGAGCCACCCCGCATTCCAGGGCCACCTGGCCCCGGCCGCCGACCAGTACGACTTCCTCGACAACGATACCTCCCCTGCCGAGCGCGGTAGCCCGGCGGACCTCGCGTACGGCCATGGCACGGCCATCGCTTCGCTGGTGCTGCAGGTCGCGCCGAAGGCCACCATCATGCCGCTGCGGGTCATTGCCCCGAACGGCCTCGCCACCCCCTCGGTGGTGGCCAGCGCCGTCAACTGGGCGGTGCAGCACGGGGCGACCGTCATCAACCTGTCGGTGGTGTCGAGCGTCGACTCGGCCCTGACGGACGCCCTGCGCGCCGCGGCGGCCAAGGGAGTGTACCTGGTGATGGCGGCGGGCAACGAGGGCGTGGCACCCCCAATGTACCCGGCCCGGTCCAGCGCGCAGGCCACCACCCTGGGCCAGTACGCCCTGAGCGTGGGCAGCCTGGAGCTGAGCACCACCAAATCCGACTTTTCCAACTACGGCACTCAGCTGTCGCTGCTGGCGCCGGGTCGCCTGATGACCACCGCCTATCCCGGCAGCCAGTTTGCCCAGGCCACCGGCACGTCGTTCGCCGCCCCGGTGGTGTCGGGCGTGCTGGCGCTGGCGCTGGGCGAGCCGCTGTCTACCACCAACCGCACGCAGCTCGTCAGCCGCATCGTGGGCTCCGCCCGGGATGTCAGCGCTGCCAATGCCGCCTACAAGGTCGGCAGCATGCCCTTCAACCTGATCAGTGCCGCGAACTTCCTGAACACCCTGCGCTGA
- a CDS encoding S8 family peptidase translates to MPRISALPVAVPLATLALLVGCGNPAPPAYSPPLSLQALSMGSAKKYAFIHTLSIPSTLTLSALQSSSGGRVLEFYPDLGSAIVANNVAARQPYDVTVESNTTRLKIGDARMQGFNAWSSGFNAWSSGFTAWSSGFTTWSTGNSALATTFTENMDDWNAIQLSGAQALVPELGQGIKVAVLDTGLDLNHPAFSGHVDTANMYDFVAGTPTPQDVSNGTSSGSEGYGHGTAVASLVLQIAPKATILPLRVLDTNGCGDIQTIANAISYAVSAGAKVINLSLGSTTDVWALNSAIQSAISRGVTVVAAAGNSGDTNVLYPARNALANGNNLQAYGSVSVGSVTNSLTKSAFSTYGSYLELTAPGEGLKTAFPNNQTVLATGTSFSTPVVSGALALALSAGVPSANRYDVSALLNALDSTATLNNDSTYRLGYGTLNLTAFIHKYR, encoded by the coding sequence ATGCCCCGCATTTCCGCACTGCCTGTGGCTGTGCCCCTGGCCACGCTCGCCTTGCTGGTCGGCTGTGGCAACCCGGCACCTCCGGCGTACTCGCCGCCTCTGTCGCTGCAGGCCCTGAGCATGGGCAGCGCCAAGAAGTACGCGTTCATTCATACGCTCAGCATCCCGTCCACGCTCACCCTCAGTGCGCTTCAGAGCAGTTCCGGAGGCAGGGTCCTGGAGTTCTATCCGGATCTGGGCAGCGCCATCGTGGCCAACAATGTGGCAGCCCGGCAGCCCTATGACGTGACCGTGGAGTCCAACACCACCCGGCTGAAGATCGGGGATGCCCGGATGCAGGGGTTCAACGCCTGGTCCAGCGGCTTCAATGCCTGGTCGAGCGGCTTCACCGCGTGGTCCAGCGGCTTCACCACCTGGAGCACGGGCAACAGCGCCCTGGCCACCACCTTCACCGAGAATATGGACGACTGGAACGCCATTCAGCTGTCGGGCGCCCAGGCGCTGGTGCCGGAACTGGGCCAGGGCATCAAGGTCGCCGTGCTCGACACGGGCCTGGATCTGAATCATCCGGCCTTCTCAGGGCACGTGGACACCGCCAACATGTACGACTTCGTGGCCGGCACCCCGACGCCTCAGGACGTCAGCAACGGCACCAGTTCCGGCTCTGAGGGCTACGGCCACGGCACGGCCGTCGCTTCACTGGTGCTGCAGATTGCCCCGAAAGCCACCATCCTGCCGCTGCGGGTCCTGGACACCAACGGGTGCGGCGACATCCAGACCATCGCCAACGCCATCAGTTATGCCGTCAGCGCGGGCGCCAAGGTCATCAACCTGTCGCTGGGCTCCACCACGGACGTCTGGGCCCTGAACAGCGCCATCCAGTCGGCCATCAGCCGGGGCGTAACGGTGGTGGCTGCCGCCGGCAACAGCGGGGATACCAACGTCCTCTATCCGGCCCGCAACGCGCTGGCCAACGGCAACAACCTGCAGGCCTATGGCTCGGTCAGCGTCGGCAGCGTCACCAACTCGCTGACGAAGTCGGCGTTCAGCACGTATGGCAGCTATCTGGAGCTGACGGCGCCCGGCGAGGGGCTCAAGACCGCCTTCCCCAACAACCAGACCGTGCTGGCCACCGGCACCTCCTTTTCCACCCCCGTGGTGTCCGGGGCGCTGGCGCTGGCGCTGTCTGCGGGCGTGCCCAGCGCCAACCGGTACGATGTCTCGGCCCTGCTGAACGCCCTGGACAGCACCGCCACCCTAAACAACGATTCGACCTACCGGCTGGGGTACGGTACCCTCAATCTCACCGCGTTTATTCACAAGTACCGCTAA
- a CDS encoding CopZ family metallochaperone, with protein sequence MSTELNISGMTCGHCQAAVTKALKRVPGVQDAEVDLQTGRATVQGEPDVQALLSAVSEEGYTAQVRQ encoded by the coding sequence ATGAGCACGGAACTGAACATCAGCGGCATGACCTGTGGACACTGCCAGGCAGCTGTCACCAAGGCCCTCAAGCGCGTTCCCGGCGTTCAGGACGCCGAAGTGGACCTTCAGACCGGGCGGGCCACCGTCCAGGGCGAGCCGGACGTGCAGGCGCTGCTGTCGGCCGTCAGCGAAGAGGGCTACACCGCTCAGGTCCGGCAGTAG